A genomic region of Streptococcus suis contains the following coding sequences:
- the rexB gene encoding ATP-dependent nuclease subunit B: MKLVYTDIRNPLTQYLTDTAAEFAKEAKRVFYIAPNSLSFEMERKVLEYLPEQATFDIIVTRFGQLARYLMIDRKEAGQPLDDVGLAMIFFRVLSQFKDGDLKVYGRLQTDFGFINQLVALYKELQRANMSILDLEAMESPDKQADLVKIFLAVTDILSKEGFEHQSQLAQLTSLVETGQLDEQLKNIVLVVDGFSRFSAEEEALVSALNERVSEILIGVYASKKAVQATYAEGNVYQANVDFLRQLSTQFQTTATYIGQEPVLDSIGKFSKNMEAYYDYSGTMIDLTPADQEKIQLWEVVNQKEEVEQVATAIRQHVHQGARYKDILLLLGDVDSYKLQIGKIFDKYDIPYYFGKAEEMSHHPLVHFVESLERLRRYRFRAEDLLNLLKSGLYASISQKELDLFESYILFADMKGQAAFSRAFSVNGRADYDAEAIKEKRLVYDLTVLEPLRAKIMEPLNQLFKAGPQSGTALLEKFMAFLEAIELPKNMEKMSRNLSEVEQEKEEQVWKSFTHILENFHQIFGKEKLKMDDFLAILQAGMQASHYRTVPATVDVVNVKSYDLIEPHTAKYVYAIGMGQSNFPKVAKNTSLLTEEEMEKINLVSASSSRFDLVSRENIKKNHAAMMSLLNAATEQLVISTPQIYNEGEDSLSPYIKILQKMGLKTEERGRMKTLSSQDIGHYKSLLSRLIESERPSLDHEEWEGQTAFWTVLVRHLKKKLESQGIEIPTITGEITSKQLAADTLAALYPEDKPLNLSASSLTNFYNNQYLYFVRNVLRLREQESIHPTAFQHGLFLHRIFERVVMDQSDLDFDQKVDKAILHTRDEAEFAMFYNQDADARYTEEVLDKIARSSATILRDNDLVEIDGQEKSFRQDKALVFDLQNGKSVHVNGTIDRLDTLQINQAVGVVDYKSSDQSFSVGEFYNGLKPQLVTYLAALQELDETKDKPVFGAMYLHLQDPIIKLKDTKNLEQLEGAANTSLVYKGLFLKEGSQGLNHFYQTRNQLYTEEEFAVLLNHNQELYKQAAKDILDGRFAINPYTKDGRSVAGEQLKAITGFEADRHMGMARRLIKEAKRQDWMERMKGGQD, encoded by the coding sequence ATGAAATTAGTTTATACAGATATTCGCAATCCTCTGACGCAGTATTTAACGGATACCGCAGCAGAATTTGCTAAGGAAGCTAAGCGAGTTTTTTACATTGCTCCAAACTCTCTATCCTTTGAGATGGAGCGCAAGGTCTTGGAATATTTGCCTGAACAGGCAACTTTTGATATTATCGTGACCCGTTTTGGGCAATTGGCCCGCTATTTGATGATTGATAGGAAAGAAGCAGGTCAACCGCTGGATGATGTTGGTCTGGCCATGATTTTCTTTCGTGTGCTATCGCAATTTAAAGACGGCGACTTGAAAGTCTATGGTCGTTTACAGACAGATTTTGGGTTTATTAACCAGCTAGTTGCTTTATACAAAGAATTGCAACGGGCAAATATGTCTATTTTGGACTTGGAAGCCATGGAGTCACCAGATAAGCAGGCTGATTTGGTAAAGATTTTTCTGGCTGTAACAGACATTTTGTCCAAAGAAGGCTTTGAGCATCAGTCTCAGTTAGCACAGCTGACTAGCTTGGTGGAAACTGGTCAGTTGGATGAGCAGTTGAAGAACATTGTGCTGGTGGTAGACGGATTTTCTCGTTTTTCGGCAGAAGAAGAAGCTTTAGTAAGTGCTTTAAATGAACGGGTGTCGGAAATCCTGATTGGTGTATATGCCAGCAAGAAAGCTGTGCAAGCGACCTATGCGGAAGGGAACGTTTATCAAGCCAACGTTGACTTTTTACGTCAGTTATCAACGCAGTTCCAGACTACGGCTACTTATATTGGTCAAGAGCCAGTCTTGGACAGTATTGGTAAATTTTCAAAGAATATGGAAGCCTATTATGACTACAGCGGGACCATGATAGACTTGACTCCAGCAGACCAAGAAAAAATCCAACTATGGGAAGTCGTTAACCAAAAAGAAGAAGTTGAGCAGGTTGCGACTGCAATTCGTCAGCATGTGCATCAAGGGGCTCGCTATAAAGACATCTTATTACTTTTGGGTGATGTAGATAGCTACAAGTTGCAGATTGGCAAGATTTTTGACAAGTATGATATTCCTTACTATTTCGGCAAGGCAGAGGAGATGAGTCATCATCCCCTGGTTCATTTTGTGGAGTCCTTGGAGCGCTTGCGCCGCTATCGTTTCCGTGCGGAAGACCTGCTCAATCTCCTCAAATCTGGTTTGTACGCCAGCATTTCCCAAAAGGAGCTGGACCTATTTGAGTCTTACATCCTCTTTGCGGATATGAAGGGGCAGGCTGCTTTTTCGCGGGCTTTTTCGGTCAATGGCAGAGCGGACTACGATGCTGAAGCCATCAAGGAGAAAAGGCTTGTCTATGATTTGACTGTCTTGGAACCCCTACGTGCTAAGATTATGGAGCCTTTGAACCAGCTGTTTAAGGCTGGACCACAATCTGGAACTGCCTTGCTTGAGAAATTTATGGCTTTTTTGGAGGCAATTGAGCTTCCTAAAAATATGGAAAAAATGTCTCGAAATTTGAGTGAGGTAGAGCAAGAAAAAGAAGAGCAGGTCTGGAAAAGTTTTACCCATATTCTAGAGAATTTTCATCAGATTTTCGGAAAAGAAAAATTGAAAATGGATGATTTTCTGGCTATTTTACAGGCCGGCATGCAGGCTAGTCACTATCGTACCGTTCCTGCAACGGTTGATGTGGTCAATGTCAAATCCTATGATTTGATTGAGCCACACACTGCTAAGTATGTTTATGCTATCGGTATGGGCCAGTCCAATTTTCCAAAAGTTGCCAAGAATACCAGTCTATTGACAGAAGAAGAGATGGAGAAAATCAATCTTGTCTCAGCTAGCTCTTCACGTTTTGATTTGGTCAGCCGAGAGAATATCAAGAAGAACCATGCTGCCATGATGTCTCTGCTGAATGCTGCGACGGAACAGTTAGTTATTTCAACTCCTCAGATATATAATGAAGGCGAGGATAGTCTCTCCCCTTATATCAAGATTCTCCAAAAAATGGGGCTGAAAACCGAAGAACGTGGAAGGATGAAAACACTTAGTTCACAAGACATCGGTCACTACAAGAGTCTCTTATCCCGTTTGATTGAGTCGGAAAGACCATCTCTTGATCATGAAGAATGGGAAGGGCAGACGGCCTTCTGGACAGTCTTGGTTCGCCATTTGAAGAAGAAATTGGAGTCGCAAGGCATTGAAATTCCGACCATTACTGGCGAAATTACTTCTAAACAGCTTGCAGCTGATACCTTGGCTGCTTTATATCCAGAGGATAAGCCGCTCAATCTTTCTGCATCCAGCTTGACCAATTTCTACAACAACCAATATCTTTACTTTGTCCGTAATGTTCTTCGCTTGCGGGAACAGGAATCCATCCATCCGACTGCCTTTCAGCATGGTTTGTTCTTGCATCGGATTTTTGAACGAGTGGTCATGGACCAATCTGATCTAGATTTTGATCAAAAAGTGGACAAGGCCATCCTGCATACGCGTGACGAGGCAGAATTTGCTATGTTTTATAACCAGGATGCGGATGCTCGTTATACGGAGGAGGTGCTGGATAAGATTGCTCGCTCCAGTGCAACCATTTTGCGGGATAATGATTTGGTTGAAATTGATGGTCAGGAAAAGAGTTTCCGTCAGGATAAGGCGCTGGTTTTTGACCTTCAAAATGGCAAGAGTGTACATGTAAATGGTACAATTGACCGCTTGGATACCTTACAAATCAATCAGGCTGTCGGTGTTGTAGATTACAAGTCCAGCGACCAATCTTTTTCAGTTGGAGAATTTTACAATGGTCTAAAACCTCAGTTGGTGACCTACCTGGCAGCCTTACAAGAGCTGGATGAAACCAAGGATAAACCTGTTTTTGGGGCTATGTATTTGCATTTGCAGGATCCGATTATCAAGTTAAAAGACACAAAGAATTTAGAACAGCTAGAAGGAGCTGCCAATACGAGCTTGGTTTACAAGGGGCTTTTCTTGAAGGAGGGAAGTCAGGGGCTCAATCATTTTTATCAGACTCGTAACCAACTCTACACGGAAGAAGAGTTTGCGGTTTTATTGAACCACAACCAAGAACTCTACAAACAAGCTGCCAAGGACATCCTAGATGGTCGCTTTGCTATTAACCCTTATACCAAAGATGGGCGTTCGGTAGCAGGTGAGCAGTTGAAGGCAATCACTGGTTTTGAGGCGGATCGGCACATGGGCATGGCGCGGCGGTTGATCAAAGAGGCCAAGCGTCAAGATTGGATGGAACGAATGAAAGGAGGTCAGGACTAA
- the addA gene encoding helicase-exonuclease AddAB subunit AddA: protein MAFEQFLSAEEIKAVQLAEANSDKQQKRTPEQIEAIYTHGQNVLVSASAGSGKTFVMVQRILDKLKRGVGIDQLFISTFTVKAAGELKERVEKNLNETIAETTDMELRRHLSAQLADLTKADIGTMDSFTQKLVITYGYSLGISPQFRILQDETEKASLKKEVFDQLFADYLEQDENGTFRKLVHNFSGNRKDNSGFRQVVYQVHDFSQSTSSPTKWLKEQAVQADLYSQERIEQILEQGFKEKVLDKLYQATDFFRYHVEWGRNDFGSAKYFANVEEVLDLLTGLDSLDQKGLMERVERILLINDQSRGKGLTNVNRPKDEHLIAFKEEYNAGKNQIISELRDLGQEVYELTLLKDYQVQALPLLVLLRDFVLDFSQAYLDVKIKEAAFEFGDIGHFAIRILEENADIRQFFQEKYHEVMVDEYQDNNHSQERMLDLLSNGHNRFMVGDIKQSIYRFRQADPMIFQEKFELYQANPQAGKLILLKENFRSQIEVLEATNAIFTRLMDRQVGEIKYDDTHSLVAGSPGQKIAQPKHEMEYLIYDQQDSAPSSTDAEEETPLTAGEIEVVAKEIIRLHNEEGADFKDITLLVQKRTHNDLIMSIFEKHGIPIVADGGAASYLQSLEVMIMLDTLRVINNSLNDYALVALLKSPMFRFDEDELTRISLQAGTGFFYQKMELAQQASGQYPELMSGELKKKITDFLSILKNWRAFAKLHSIYDLIWKIFNEKFYYDYVGALTNGSKRQANLYALGLRANQFEKTGYKGLSRFIAMIDRALANDKDLADVQEFLPQNAVQLMTIHKSKGLEFKYVFLMNIDKRFNLEDHYQSVIISRKNGLGIQYLADMKDKVNSPLPQVRVLMNTLPYQNNLQELKIANLSEQMRLLYVALTRAVKKLYLVGKGNADKLAEKYDGKKEDGVLAQSTRESMATFQDWILAIDEAFSGEDLHFKKVFVTDEDLTEEKIGKLTLKNKLEDASLKDIRQSEDIVQALDQLSSVQKLNARYKAAIELPSLRTPSQIKKLYEPVLEQEGMEVMEKYQPKRTFNLPDFSKKPKITGAQVGSAVHELMQRLDLSWLVTEDTVREALETVHAEQAVKDKINIQMILDFFDTDLGREILANTDKLHREAPFASLQTDSLSQEQFVLRGIIDGYLLYDDHIVLFDYKTDKYDQPSQLSQRYQAQMQLYAEALKKAYKIDRVDCHLILLGGERIEVVEVNI from the coding sequence ATGGCTTTTGAACAATTTTTAAGCGCGGAAGAAATCAAGGCTGTGCAGCTGGCGGAAGCTAATTCTGATAAGCAACAAAAACGCACACCTGAGCAGATTGAAGCCATCTACACGCACGGTCAGAATGTTCTGGTCTCTGCATCGGCAGGGTCAGGAAAGACCTTCGTTATGGTTCAACGGATTTTGGATAAGTTGAAGCGTGGTGTGGGAATCGACCAGCTCTTTATCTCGACCTTTACAGTCAAAGCGGCTGGTGAATTGAAGGAGCGGGTTGAGAAAAATCTCAATGAAACCATTGCTGAGACGACCGATATGGAATTGCGTCGGCATTTGTCGGCCCAGTTGGCGGATTTGACCAAGGCGGACATTGGGACCATGGACTCCTTTACGCAGAAATTGGTCATAACCTATGGTTATAGTCTTGGCATTTCTCCGCAGTTTCGGATTTTACAGGATGAGACAGAAAAAGCGAGTCTGAAAAAAGAGGTTTTTGATCAGCTCTTTGCAGATTATCTTGAACAGGATGAAAATGGTACATTCCGCAAACTGGTTCACAATTTTTCAGGCAACCGCAAGGATAATAGTGGTTTTCGTCAAGTTGTTTATCAGGTGCATGATTTTAGTCAATCGACGAGCAGTCCAACTAAATGGCTGAAAGAGCAGGCTGTTCAAGCTGATTTGTACAGTCAAGAGCGTATAGAGCAGATCTTAGAGCAAGGCTTTAAGGAAAAAGTATTAGACAAGCTCTATCAAGCTACAGATTTCTTCCGCTACCATGTGGAATGGGGCAGAAATGACTTTGGTTCCGCCAAGTATTTTGCCAATGTGGAAGAAGTCTTGGATTTGTTGACAGGTTTAGATAGTCTGGACCAGAAGGGCTTGATGGAGCGGGTTGAAAGAATCCTTCTCATCAATGACCAGTCCAGAGGCAAGGGCCTGACCAATGTCAATCGACCAAAAGATGAGCATTTGATAGCCTTTAAAGAAGAATACAATGCTGGCAAGAACCAGATTATCTCAGAATTACGAGATTTGGGTCAGGAAGTTTATGAATTGACCCTGCTGAAAGATTATCAGGTTCAAGCTTTGCCACTGCTTGTATTATTACGTGACTTTGTCTTGGATTTTTCGCAGGCTTATCTGGATGTCAAAATCAAGGAAGCAGCCTTTGAATTTGGCGATATTGGGCATTTCGCTATTCGTATTTTAGAAGAAAATGCGGACATCCGCCAGTTTTTCCAAGAAAAATACCACGAAGTCATGGTGGACGAGTACCAGGATAACAACCATAGCCAAGAACGGATGTTGGACTTGCTGTCTAACGGGCATAATCGCTTTATGGTGGGCGACATTAAGCAGTCCATCTATCGATTCCGTCAGGCGGATCCGATGATTTTCCAAGAGAAATTTGAACTGTATCAGGCAAATCCTCAGGCTGGGAAATTGATTCTGCTCAAGGAAAACTTCCGTAGTCAGATTGAGGTCTTGGAGGCAACAAATGCTATTTTCACGCGCCTGATGGACCGCCAAGTAGGGGAAATCAAGTATGACGACACCCACAGTCTGGTGGCTGGTAGTCCTGGTCAAAAAATTGCCCAGCCCAAGCATGAGATGGAATACTTGATTTACGACCAGCAGGATAGTGCACCTTCTTCAACGGATGCTGAGGAGGAAACTCCTCTGACTGCTGGTGAAATTGAGGTCGTTGCAAAAGAGATTATTCGTCTTCACAATGAAGAAGGAGCAGACTTCAAAGACATCACTCTCTTGGTGCAAAAACGAACGCACAATGATCTCATTATGTCCATTTTTGAAAAACATGGGATTCCTATTGTGGCAGATGGCGGAGCAGCCTCCTATCTGCAATCTTTAGAAGTCATGATTATGCTGGATACCTTGCGGGTTATCAACAATTCGCTCAATGACTATGCCTTGGTTGCCCTTCTCAAATCGCCTATGTTCCGATTCGATGAGGATGAGCTGACACGGATTTCCTTGCAGGCTGGGACAGGTTTCTTTTACCAGAAAATGGAATTAGCCCAGCAAGCAAGTGGGCAGTACCCTGAACTGATGTCAGGAGAGTTGAAGAAGAAAATCACGGATTTCTTGTCTATTTTGAAAAACTGGCGTGCCTTTGCCAAGCTGCACTCTATTTATGACTTGATCTGGAAGATTTTCAATGAAAAATTCTACTATGACTATGTCGGTGCTCTTACAAATGGCAGCAAGCGTCAGGCCAATCTCTATGCACTAGGTCTGCGTGCCAACCAGTTTGAAAAAACAGGCTACAAGGGCTTGTCCCGCTTCATCGCCATGATTGACCGTGCCTTAGCAAACGACAAGGACTTGGCAGATGTACAAGAGTTTCTACCGCAAAATGCTGTACAGCTTATGACCATTCACAAGTCAAAAGGTTTGGAGTTCAAATATGTCTTCCTCATGAACATCGATAAGCGATTCAACTTGGAAGACCATTACCAGTCAGTCATCATCAGCCGGAAAAATGGTCTAGGTATCCAATATTTAGCGGATATGAAAGATAAGGTAAATAGCCCATTACCTCAGGTGCGAGTCTTAATGAACACCCTTCCTTATCAAAATAATCTCCAAGAGCTAAAAATTGCCAATCTTTCAGAACAAATGCGGTTGCTTTATGTTGCACTAACGCGTGCAGTGAAGAAGCTGTATCTGGTTGGAAAGGGCAATGCTGACAAGTTAGCTGAAAAATACGATGGTAAGAAGGAAGATGGCGTCCTTGCCCAATCAACTCGTGAAAGTATGGCGACCTTCCAAGACTGGATTCTAGCCATTGATGAGGCCTTCTCAGGAGAAGACTTGCACTTCAAGAAAGTCTTTGTAACGGATGAGGATTTGACAGAGGAGAAGATTGGTAAACTGACATTGAAGAATAAGCTTGAAGACGCCAGCCTTAAAGATATTCGTCAATCAGAAGATATTGTCCAGGCCTTGGACCAATTATCTTCTGTCCAAAAGTTGAATGCCCGCTATAAGGCTGCCATCGAATTACCAAGTTTACGTACTCCAAGTCAAATCAAGAAACTCTATGAGCCTGTCTTGGAACAAGAAGGCATGGAAGTTATGGAAAAATACCAGCCAAAACGAACCTTCAACTTGCCAGATTTCTCCAAGAAACCAAAAATCACTGGAGCCCAAGTCGGTTCAGCAGTCCATGAACTCATGCAACGCTTGGATCTGTCTTGGTTGGTGACAGAAGATACGGTAAGAGAAGCCCTAGAAACTGTTCATGCTGAGCAAGCGGTTAAAGACAAAATCAATATTCAGATGATTTTAGATTTCTTTGATACAGACTTAGGAAGAGAAATTCTAGCCAATACGGACAAACTCCACCGAGAAGCTCCATTTGCAAGTTTGCAGACAGATTCTTTGTCGCAGGAACAATTTGTCCTTCGTGGGATTATCGATGGCTACCTACTGTACGATGACCATATTGTCCTCTTTGATTACAAGACTGACAAGTATGACCAACCAAGCCAACTCAGCCAACGTTACCAAGCTCAAATGCAACTCTATGCCGAGGCATTGAAAAAAGCCTACAAGATAGATCGTGTAGACTGTCATTTGATTTTGCTTGGTGGGGAGAGGATTGAAGTGGTTGAAGTCAACATATAG